TTTGTGCAGGCGGCGCAGAACCACTTCGGCCAGATTGATGTGCTGATCAACAACGCCGGCATTATTTCTGTCGGGCCGATGGACGTGATGACCGTCGAAGATTACGAGCAGGCCATGCGCGTCCACTTCTGGGGGCCGCTCTACGCGGTGCTGGCGGTGCTGCCGGGGATGCGGCTGCGCGGCCAGGGGCGCATCGTCAATGTCTCGTCCATCGGCGGCAAGCTCAGCGTGCCGCACCTGCTGCCTTACAGCGCCAGCAAATTCGCGCTCGTCGGCTTGTCCGAAGGCTTGCGTGCCGAGCTGCGCAAAGATGGCATTATCGTGACGACCGTTTGCCCCGGCCTGATGCGAACCGGCAGCCCGCGCAATGCCAGCTTCAAGGGCCAGCACGAAGCCGAATATGCCTGGTTCAAGATCAGCGACTCGCTGCCGCTCACCTCGATCAACGCGCGGCGCGCGGCGCGGCAGATCATTGACGCCACGCGACACGGCGACGCCGAGGTCGTATTAACCGTTCAGGCAAAGGCGGCGGCATTATTCCACGGCGTCTTTCCCGGACTGACGGCAGACCTGCTCGGCCTGGTCAATCAGCTCTTGCCCGAAGCCGGCGGCATCGGCACGCGTCGCGCGAAAGGCCGCCAGAGCGAATCCGAGATGAGCCGCTCGTGGCTGACGGCGCTCACTGACCGCGCCGCCGCAGAGAATAACCAGATTCACTGAGCGCCGCGCCCCTGCGTATGTGAGCAAGCCTGCTGTGATGCCCAGGGTCTATTCATTCTCCAGACTTAAACCGCCAAGACGCCAAGACCGCCAAGAGAAGACAGAGCTTTTCTTGGCGGTCTTGGCGTCTTGGCGGTTCATCCCCCAATGGTTATTCGAGAATGAATAGGCCCTGCTGTGATGCCCGGCCCGCTTGAACGGAGCAAAGCGGCTGTGGTAGGTTGATTCGCATCCCCATCCGTAACGACCCGCCGTGGACAGCCGGGATGTTCAGTCGTCCCTTGCAGCACCAGACCAGCGAGGAGGAATCAACGAATGAGCCAGGCGAAATCGAAGCGCAGAACCGTTGTAGCAGCGGCGTTACCGCTGATCTTTTTGGCGATCCTGTTGGGGGTGCGCGCAGGCGGCGCGCGGGCGCACAGCACGACTCGGGTGCCGGACTCCTATCTCGTAACCAATCGGGATGATAGCGGCGAAGGCTCGCTACGGCAGGCCATCATGGACGCGAACGCGAACCCCGGCCCGGACACAATAGAATTTGACAAGTCCGCCTGGGGGACGATCACGCTGACTTCGGGCGAGCTGCTGATCACCGACGACCTGACGATCACCGGGCCTGGCCCCTTCACCCTGACCATCAGCGGCAACCACCAGTCGCGCATCTTCGAAATCGGCAGTTCCGCTACCGTAGATATTTCCGGCCTCACCATTAGCGACGGCGGGCTCGCCGGCGTGAATGGCGGCGGCATCTACAATCAAGGAACGCTGATGCTTACCAATGTCGTGTTGTCAGGCAACTCAGTCAGCGGAGGCATGGATGGCGGCGGTATCTTTAACCTGGGCACGCTGACGATCACCAACAGCACACTCTCTGGCAACTCTGCCGGGCGCAACGGCGGCGGCGTCTACAATTTCGGCAGCAGCAGCCTGACCATCATCAATAGCACGCTCTCTGGCAACAGCGCCGCCGCCGCCGGCGGTGGCGTCTACAATGAGGGCTTTCTGACGATCATCAACAGCACCTTATCAGGCAACTTCACCGACTCGACGGTGGGCGCTGGCGGCGGCTTCTACAACGGCATCGGAGGCACGGCGGACATCAGCTTCACGACGATAGCGAACAACTCCGCCCATGCTGGCGGCGGCATCTACAATAATGGCGCGACGGTGAACGTCAAGAACTCCATCGTCGCTAACAACCCGTCGGGGGGCGACTGTGCAAGCAACGGAGCGACCGTGGCCTCGGGAGTCAACTTCACGACTACTGGCGGCTGCGGCTTCACGCAGGTGCCGTCAACGGGTCCGGGCGGGCTGAACCTCGGCCCGCTCGCGGATAACGGCGGCCCGACGCAGACGCACGCGCTGCTGCCGGGCAGCGTCGCCATTGACGCCGCGCCCGACTGTACCCCGCTAAATAGCAAGACCCCTCTCGAAACGGATCAGCGCGGCATTCTCCGCCCGCAAGGCTCGGCCTGCGATGTCGGCTCTTATGAAGCGGTGCCCTGCACGACTCAGCCGGCGATCTTCTGCCCAGAAAGTTTCTCTGTCTCGACCGACGCCAATCAGTGCGCGGCGAAGGTGGACTATTCGCTGCCGCCGGTGGACTGCCCGTGCAACGCGGGTGGTGGCGGTGGCGCTAGACCGTCCTCGCCGAAGATGGTTTCGCCCAGAGGGGCGGCCTCCTGCACACCGAGTTGCTCGCCGCCGCCCGGTTCAAACTTCCCGCGCGGCACCACTACGGTTACCTGCTCGGTAACCGACATCAACAACGCCACGGCGATGTGCTCGTTTACGATCACGGTTACCGATCAGGTGCCGCCGGCGCTCTCCTGCCCGGCGAGCGTCACCAAGAGCACAGACCCCAACCAGTGCCAGGCAGCCGTTACCTACACGGTGACGGCCAACGATAACTGCGATGGGCCGGTGCCGGCGACCTGCACGCCGCCGTCGGGCTCGATCTTCCAGAAAGGCACGACGACCGTGACCTGCACGGCGACCGACAGCTCGAAGAATGTCGGCACCTGCATGTTCCCTGTGACGGTCAACGACACCCAGCCGCCTGCGATCACCTGCCCGGCCAACACCTCGCAGAGCGCCGGCCCGGGGCAGTGTTCGGCCACCGTCACCTACCCGCCGCCGACCGTGAGCGACAATTGCCCGAATGTCGGCGCGCCGAGTTGCTCGCCGCCTTCGGGGTCAACTTTCCAGGGGGGCACGACGACCGTCACCTGCATGGTTGCTGATGCCAGCGGCAACACGGCGAGCTGTTCGTTTACCGTGACGGTCAACGACACGACCCCACCTTCGATCACTTGCCCGGCGAACGTCACCGTCGTCACGACACCGGGGGCGACCTGCGCCACGGTCACCTATCCGGCGCCGAAGGCCAGCGACAACTGCCCACTGCCGCCGAACGCCGTGGTCTGCTCGCCGCCCTCCGGCAGCTGCTTTGCGCGCGGCACGACGACCGTCAACTGCACGGTGACCGATGCCGGCGGCAACACGGCGAGTTGTTCGTTCCGCGTGACGGTCTTCGACCTCTGCATTCAAGACGACAGCAACCCGACGACCGTCGTGTTGGTCAACACACTGACGGGCGATTACCGCTTCTGCTGCAATGGCACGACCTTCACAGGCCGTGGCAAGATCACGATACGCGGCAACACCTACACGCTCGACCACACCGCCGCCGACCGGCGCGTGCTGGTAACCGACGACGAAGGTGTTCACCGCGCCACGGCGAGCCTGCAAGTCCCGCCGGGTACACCGCGCTGTACAATCAACGACCGCGACACGCGCAACAACACCTGCCAGTGCCAGTGACGGCAGCCAGCCTGAAAAGAAAACGCCGGTGCTTGACGTCAAGCACCGGCGTTTTGCTTTGTAAAATGAGAGCGGAGAAGGAGGGATTCGAACCCTCGATAGGTCTTTACAGCCTCTAGCGGTTTAGCAACCCGAATTCTTGTTACCCGTTCTTTTTCTTTCTTCCATTTACGTCCTTCTTGATCCGCCTTCTTAGCTACTGTTCGGAACATTCTGTGGTACAGCTTCAGAAGGTGTCACAACTGTAACAGCCTGGTATAGGGCCCTGTCACAACCGTTCTATTGCTATAAAGTTCCGATAAACTTAATCGAACTTTAATTCGCCGGCTCCCTGGTTGTAACACTACCTGCTACACAAAACCATCCGACTCTTCCCGCGCCTCGCGCAAGAAAATCATAGATCGCTATCGGTTTGAACCACTTATGCGGATTCCGAAGTTCTTGGAACTCTCCGGGAACGGGCTATGCATATAGATGGTCTGCAAAGGAGATTATCAATGTCGCATGGACCCGCCAAGACCCCCGCGGAAGAGCTTGAACTGCTCCAAGGCAAATTGCAAGAGTCGCAAACCCAGAACGCGAACCTGGCCAAAGAGATAGAGCAGTTGAAGAGTAAGGTAAATAACCTGGGCAAGACCGTCGAAGAGATCAATGGCAAGAAAGGCTCCTGGGACGCGGCTCGCAAACTTATCCTGGAGAAGATGGAAAAGGAATCGAAATTCTCCCTTGACAGGTTAGCCACGCTCAAATGCCACCTGAGCGATGAGGAAAGGCAAGCTCTCAAAGATAAGAAGGAAGCGGACAAAGGCGAGATCGACAAGCTTGCCGGTGAGATCAAGACCCTCCGCGAGACGACCATTCCCGACCTGCAAGCTGCTTATGAACAGGCCAAAGCTGTCACCGCAGAGAAAAAGAAGGATTATGATAAACAGGTAAACCTTGCTCAAAGCGATAACGATTTATTAAAAGACCTGGCCTCGCTACACACCCTTGTCGAGGGCGAATACGCCAAGGGTAATTACGCGCGTATGTACTTCCTCCTTTTGGAGATGAAGGATGGTCTCGACCAACTCGAAGCGAATACTCCTGATCTCAAGAACTACGAAGAACAGGTAAACGCCGCAGCCACTGCTGTGTCTGTCGCGGCCGATGCTGAGGCGAAGGCCAAAGCCGATCTGGATAATGCAAATGCCCAGCTCGATAGCAAGCAAAAAGAGTGGAAGGACAAGACGGACAACAGACGCAAGAATACCCTCGCTTCTATCGAGGAAGCCGCCGCGCCGCCGCCGGCCTGAATGGCGCGAGCAGACTCCGGTAAAGTGGGAAAGTCTAAGAGCATGGAGATAAGCGAGGCAGATCGTTCCCAACTTAGTGAAGGCAGGTATGCCAATTATTTTGAGATCGGCCATAACGCCTTTGAATTCCTGCTCGACCTCGGTCAACTGGGTCTTGAAACGGAACCTGCGCACATCTATCTGCGGGTTATCACCTCGCCTTCAGGCGCGAGGAAACTATGCCAACTGCTCAACGATGCATTAGCTGAATACTACAGGTCGTTTGGAGCGATCCGGCATGAAGACGAATGACGGGAGCGAGACGTGGGCAGCTACAAGATTATTGCGGAGGTTAGCAATCTACTTCACAGCACGCTGTGGGACGGCTTCAAAGACGACCTTGAGCTGACGCAGCACGTGGACAACGAAGAGGCGATAGTTTTGCTTAACCCGGCAGATGCCGCGAGTAATAAGGACCTCCGCCTTTCGCTTTGGCTATACCAGGTGCAGGGAAACGAGTTCATGCGAAACCAAGCTCCATCACGTATGCCGCAGCAGGATGATACGATTCAATACCCGCCGCTGCCGCTGAATCTTTATTACCTGCTCACGCCTTCGACAAAGAGCATGGAAGGCGACCAGATGGTTCTTGGTAGAAGCCTCCAGATTTTTCACGACAACTCTATATTGCGGCTCGAAAGCAAGGAAAAGCCCGGCACTGCCGAGGAGTTGCGCATAAGCATGTGCCAGCGCGACTTGCGCGAGCTTGCGGAGGTTTGGGAAGCATTGCAGCAACCTTATCGCCTTTCGGTCTGCTACGAGGTCCGCGTGGTAAGGATAGATTCCGAGCGCACGGAGCAGACTGGCCGCGTCCTTGAACGCACGGCGGATTTCCAACAGAGCCCGGCGGCCGTTTGAAGATAAAGGAAGAAGCTTGAGGTTACAGGGAATGGCTTTAGTCTTCGAGAGATTCACAGCCGCACCGATAGGCGCTATCACGCTGGTAGATCGGTTCGCACAACTTCGCGGCACGCGCGGAGCATTTCCTACCGTGGTGGGCGAGATTCGATTCCTGCTCGTGGCGCAAATCCTCGGAGACAACACCCTACCATTCGATCCGCCACTTCGGCTGCAACCCCAAACAAACCCTAGTGGCGTTTACTTGTTCCCAAAAGAGGTTTCGATAGGCACGACATCAGCGGTCAGCATCCCGGCGGGCCGCTATCGCCTGCGCGTAGAAGGCGACTTCTATCAGACTATCGAACACGATATGAATTTCCCGCTCGAATCCGCTGAACCACAAACCCTGAGCCTTCTGCCCGGCCCGGCATACCCGTTTCCGGACCTGACGCTGAAGCAGAACAGATTGACCCTCTTGCGTGGCAGCCTGTTTGAAATCGGTCCCGGCAAACCAATAGCCGGGGCGAAGGTGACGATCATAGAGCCGGTCGTAGAGTCGCCCTTTAACAGTTGCTTGACCGGCCCGAACGGCGACTGGGTCGTGGCAATGGTCCTCGACCGCAGTACGCCGCCGATTGCGCTCACGCTCAACTTCGCGTTGCCGGGCGGTAGCTCGTTCAATGTTTCAAATGTGGCGGTGCTTCCGGGTACGGATAACGGCCTGCCGCAGACGGCCTTGCGCGGGCGTGTGCTCGATACGAGTGGGACACCGATCCCTCGCTCGATGGTGACGGTTTCGGCCCAGCCCGGCCAGTCGCTATCGCTCTCCGACGGGCAATGGTTTTTTTACATGAGCATGCTCCAAGACGACACGCAGGCGCGTGTTACCGCGCGCGCACCCAACGGGCGCACGCAGGAACAAGACATCCAAATACGACGCCGCGCGACGGTTGTCGTCCCGACTTTCCAAATCGCAATGAATTAAGGAGACCGCAATGCCTGAGTACCTCGCGCCAGGAGTTTACGTTGAAGAAGTCAGCACCGGGACTCGACCCATCGAAGGCGTCAGCACGAGCACTGCCGGCATGGTCGGGCAAACTGAGCGCGGACCCACTGTGCCGCGCCTTGTGACGAGCTGGGAGGATTATTACCGATGGTTCGGCGGCTACGTTGATTTCAACCTCCCACCAGGACAGGCCGTTCATCAATTCTTGCCCTACGCCGTCCGCGGGTTCTTTGATAACGGCGGACAGCGGCTGTTTGTGGCCCGCATCACTCCGCCCGGCGCAATCCCCGCTTCGGGCGATATCGGGAACGCCACGATAGCGACAGCCATCGGGCCCGGCACCTGGGGAAACAATATCTTCGTCAGTATCAGGCCGGCCTCGCTTCAAGGAGCCGCTGGTTCGCCGACGGCAGATTGGTTTCGGTTGACGCTGATCTATTACCGTGACCCGAACGACGTTCCTGATCCTGATCCGACTTCCGCCGCCAACATCGGCAATCCGAACCTCAATGAGCCGGATGTCCTTGAGGATTTTGACAACCTGTCGCTCGTGTCGACAGACACGAACTTCGCGCAGACGGTCGTCAACTCCTCTTCACGGCTCATCACTCTGAATATGGATAACACCGGAGGCCGCCCGCCCGACGTGCCATTCGGCCCCAACGCTATACGGCTCGCCGGTGGGGCTCCGGCCAATGGGGAACCGACCGAGGTCGAGTATCAGGGTGCGCCCGCCAACCCGGCCCAACCCTTACTAGGAATGACGGGTCTGCTGGGGCTGTCGGCCATCCGTGACATCTCGCTGTTGGCAGTCCCGGACGAAGTGTCGCTCGATGACCAAGGGGTCGCAGCCCTAAGGTCGAGCATCTTGATACAGTGCGAGACGCTTAAAGATCGCTTCGCAATTATGAGCGCCACAAACGCCGTCCAAGACGGGCCTATCGCCAACATCAGGCCGCCGCAGGACAGCACCTACGGCGCGTTCTACTTGCCCTGGGTGCGCGTCTCTGCGCGGCACACCGCTGAGGGGCACTTGCTCGTGCCGCCGACGGGCCACATCGCCGGTATCTACGCCCGCGTCGACGTGGAGCGCGGCGTACACAAAGCGCCCGCCAACGAAGTGGTGCGGGGCATCATCACGACTGACCTGAGCGGCGAGAAGAGGCCGCTCAAACATCTCCTCGGTAAGCGGGAGCAGGACCTGCTCAACCCCAGGGGCGTAAACGTAATTTGTGATTTTCGCCCTGACGGGCGCGGCATACGCGTATGGGGCGCGCGCACGATGTCGTCGGACCCGATGTGGAAATACATCAACGTTCGAAGGCTGTTTATCTTCGTAGAGCAGTCGATAGACAGTGGCACGCAGTGGTCTGTCTTCGAGCCTAACTACGAATCGACCTGGGCGGCCATACGCCTTTCAATCACCGCTTTCCTCAGGACCGTCTGGCGCAACGGTGCGCTAGCCGGCGTCACACAAGATGAGGCGTTCTTCGTAAAGTGCGACCGCACCACGATGACGCAAGATGACTGGGACAACGGGCGGCTGATCTGCCTGATCGGCATCGCACCCGTGAAGCCCGCCGAATTCGTGATCTTCCGCATCTCGCAGAAGACCGTTGAGGCGGTGCAGTAATAAGGAGCTCAGACATGGCTGGGAGCGGAGACAGAGACGACCCCTTCACCTCCTTTAATTTTATTGTAAACATTCAGGGCATGCGGGCCGGATTTGCGGAGGTCGGCGGCCTGAACACAGAGACAGACATTATTGAATACCGCGAGGGGAACGAGGACATCACCGTGCGCAAGCTTCCGGGCAAGCGCAAGTATGCCCAGATCAGCCTCAAGCGCGGGTTCACAAACAGCAAAGACCTCTGGGAGTGGCGCAAGAAGGTGATACAGGGGCAAACCCAGCGGCTGTCGGGCACCATAACGCTGCTGGACGAATCGCGCAAGCCTGCGCTGGTGTGGCGCTTCTTCGAAGGATGGCCATCTAAATGGGAGGGGCCAGCCTTGAATGCGAAGAATAATGATATGGCCATCGAAACGCTTGAGATCGCCCACGAGGGGCTGGAACTTGAATAAGGGGTGAGATCGCCTTATGCGAACCTACCGAACACCCGGGGTCTACTTCGAGCGACAGGACGCAGCGGCGTCATTGATCGGCCCCCTGCGAACCGACATCGCAGGGTTCGTGGGCGTCGCCGAGCGGGGACCCCTGCACAAAGGCGTGAAGATCGAATCGCTCACGCAGTTTATGAATGTATTCGGAGGAAAGATCGCACAAGGGTATCTGGCCTACGCCGTCGAGGGCTTTTTCAAAAACAAGGGGCAGACCTGCTGGGTCGTTCGGGTCGCTGACCCCGCTACGGCCAGAGTCGCGTCGCTCGACATCAGCGACGACGCCGGGACCCACATTCTGCGCATAACGGCGGGCAGCCCCGGCTCGTGGGGTAACCGTATACTTGTGCGGTGGCTCATACGCGGCGATCAAATACTTTCGCTCACCCTTCACTTTCCGGACGGGACCGAGCAGCTTGAGCGCGACCCGCTCAGGTTTTCTCAGACAGAAGGGCCGGAGGGCCAGGCGCTCGAACCGGATGCGCTCCCAGCAAGCCGGCTTACGCCGCTCGTGACTATTGAACGGTCAACTCCAAAAAAAAGACTGAGCCCGGCACAGGCGCAGGCGGTCGCTCCTATCCGCGCCCTTCAAGGCTGGCTCGTGGGAGGGTCGGACGGCCTCGCGGGGATAAAACCGGAACACTTCAGCGGCGAGGGCACGCCCTTCGATAAGCCGTGGGGACTGGCGGCGCTCGAACAGGTCAAAGAAGTGTCGGTCGTCGCCATGCCCGACATCATGCCGAAGCTCCCCGTGTCGGCCGACGAGAAGCCGCCATTGTTCGATTGCACTAGCCTTGACGTTCAACAGCCGGAAACCTTCAAGCAGCCGGAGGCTGAGTTTCCGCCGGCATTCGGTAGCGAGCAGATACTGATCTTACAGCAGGCGATGATCATGCATTGCGAGAGGCTGCGCTATCGCGTAGCCATACTCGACATGCCAAACGGTTCGCTCCCATCAAACCCTTTGCTGCCTGAGGCGGCGGCCAAGTGGGGCCGCGGCCTCGGGAGCAGCAGTTTCGCGGCCCTCTATTATCCCTGGATCATGGTTGATGATCCGCTGTTGCTGACCGGACTGGTGCGCATTATTCCGCCGAGCGGACACCTGGCAGGCATATACGCCCGCAGCGACTTCGCGCGCGGTGTTCATAAGCCTCCGGCCAACGACATGATCGAAGGGGCGGTTGATCTGAGCTTCACGGTCGATGACATATTGCATGGATTCTTGAACGACAACCGGGTCAACGCGCTGCGCCCATTTGCAGGGCGCGGCTTGCGCGTGTATGGCGCGCGGACGCTCAGTACGGATTTGCGTTTCGTCAACGTGCGCAGGCTGTTGTCGATGATCGAAAAGGCAATTGACCAGGGGACCCAGTGGACTGTCTTCGAGCCGAACAACGATTTGCTGAGGAGAGAGATGGACAGGGTCGTGCGCTCCTATTTGCAGACGCTCTTCCGCAAGGGGATGCTCGATGGCGCCACGCCCGAAGAAGCATACTTTGTGAAATGCGACGAATCGATCAACCCGCCTGAGCAGATAGACACCGGGAGGGTCGTCTGCCAGGTCGGAGTGCAGCCGCCATATCCGGCCGAATTTGTAGTTGTAGTTATTGGCAAGACGCTCGACGCCATGGAGGTCTTGCAAGAGCAGGGGGTAGGCCAGAATGGCTGATTCAGGCTCAAGAAAAGATCCGATCCCTAGCTTCCGCTTTACGGTGCGGTTTGACGATCTGCCGCCCGGCGGTTTCAGCGATTGCTCGGGCTTGCAGATGGAGACCGAAGTGCAGGACTTCCACGAAGGCGGGCTCAATACGCACACATGGAAGTTTGTCACTCGCACGAAGCAGTCGAACCTGACGCTCAAGCGGGGCATCGTCAATAAGGCGCTCTGGGACTGGTACCAAGATCAGATACAGGGCAAGATGCGATTCCGCAATGTAACGATCCTTGTCCACGACCCTTCGGGGAAGAGCGATGTACTCGAATTCCAGATCATACAAGCCTTTCCGATCAAATGGGTCGGGCCTGAGCTTAGCGCGGCTCAGAACAATATAGCTGTTGAAACTGTCGAGTTCGCCCATCAAGGGCTCGAACGGATCAAGTGACAATGACCGAACAGGTGAGAATGACAAAACAATTGGAGGCGTAAGCAGATGCCAGTGTTTGTAGAGGAGATGACCAGCGATGTTTCTGTGGCCGAAGGCGAGTTGCCGCTCAGCCCGTCGCAGGTCGAAAAGCTCGTGCAACTGGTCCTGAAAAGGCTCGCCGAAAACCAACGGGACGACAGGCGGAGGCGCGAGGCGATACAGCTTCGCCGGCAAGCCGCCGAGCCGTTCGAGCCGGGTAGCTGAGGACGCCAGATGTCGCTTCAGAAGGCGGTCATAGAAGTCGATGCCAATGACCGCGGGCCGAACCTGCCCGCGCGAATCGTCGTGCAGTTTAATCCGGCCGAATATACCCTGGCGAAGGGCGCGCAGATTGCCGAGATCGCGATCCCTGGCATCGACTCACCCATACTCCAATTCGTCCGGGGGCAAAATGAGAAGCTGACGCTGGAGCTTTTCTTCGATACGACGCAGTCCGGGATGGGCGAGCAGGCAGTGCGCGACGTGCGCGAATTGACCGACCCGGTTTATCAGCTCGTCAAAATACAGTCGAAGACGCATGCGCCGCCACGCGTTCGCTTCATCTGGGGCAACGGCCTCTCCTTTCGCGCCATAGTCGAGAGCGTTCAGCAAAAATTCACAGTCTTTAACCCGGCAGGGATCCCGCTGCGCGCCGCGCTCGCCGTTTCCTTCCGCGAGTACAAGACTCTCGAAGAGCAACTCAAAGAGCTGAACCTTCAGTCGGCCGATCACACCAAGCGCCGCAAGGTGCGCCAGGGCGATACCCTGGCTCAGATCGCGTTCGAAGAGTACAGGGACGCTTCGAAGTGGCGGCGCATCGCTGAAGAGCCCGCAAACGCAACGGCCCTGGCCGACCCGCGCCGCCTCGTTCCCGGCACGGAGATCGTCATCCCGGCGCTGGATGTCTTCGGCAACCCGGACCGGAGGACTTAGATGTCATCGACGGAGGCCGTTCCAATTTACGGGGGACAGGATTTTTACGTCCCACAATTTCAGGTCAAGATCGCCGGCCGGCCGCCAGGGCAGGACGTGATACGCGACATCCAACAGGTAAGCTATAAGGACAATATCCAGGAAATCGACAGCTTCGAGATCACGATCAACAACTGGGACGCGGCCGAGCGCGCCTTTAAGTATAGCGACAGCAACCTGTTCGACCCGGGCAAGGAATTGGAGCTTTGGATGGGCTATTTCGGCAAGGATAGTTTGCGATTGATGATTCGCGGGCAGATCACGGCGCTGCGCCCTGCCTTCCCCGCCAGCGGCAGTTCGACGCTCGCCATCAGCGGCCTTAATGTGCTGCACAAACTTCGCACAAAGCAGGAGTCTCATGCTTATGAGAACATGACCGACTCTCAGATCGCACGACTGGTCGGCTCCCGGCTCGGCATAAAGATTTTGACCGGGAATGGTGCGGGCGAAGAGAAATACAAGTACATCTTCCAGGATAACCAGTACGACATCATCTTTCTCATGGAGCGCGCCCGCCGCATAGGGTATGAGCTTGTAGCCGAGGAACAGGGGCAGAACGGACAGGCCGCAGAGACCGTCCTTAAATTCGCACCCTCTTTAAACACCCGCAAGCTCACCTACCGCCTGAGCTACGGGCGCTCGCTCATCGAGTTCAAGCCCGATCTGACAACCGCAAACCAGGTAGGCGAAGTTACGGTTCGGGGATGGGACTCGCTGAACAAGAAAAAGATCGAGTACACGGCAAAGCGCAGCGAGATAGTCACCAAGGGGGTCGGGGCTGAAGGGAATCAGTCTGCCATCGAGCAATCATTCAACCAGCGGAAAGAGATCATAGCGACCAAGCCAATCGAGAGCGAGGCCGAGGCGAAAACGCTTGCGGTCCAGACCCTGGAAAAGATCGCCAAAGATATGGTGAAAGGGAGCGGCTCGACCGTGGGGCTGCCCGACCTGCGCGCGGGCAACGTCGTCGAGATAGATGGGCTCGGAAAGCGTTTCACCGGCAGGTACTTCATAACCTCCACCACACACGCCATCGGCGATAGCGGGTATACGACGCAGTTCGAATGCCGCCGC
The DNA window shown above is from Blastocatellia bacterium and carries:
- a CDS encoding SDR family NAD(P)-dependent oxidoreductase; protein product: MGNRINNKLLLSALGAGALLAARALIRQATAYSFRGQVVLITGGSRGLGLLIARELAREGARLAICARDQDELQRAQEELGQMTEVIALPCDVSDRQQVEAFVQAAQNHFGQIDVLINNAGIISVGPMDVMTVEDYEQAMRVHFWGPLYAVLAVLPGMRLRGQGRIVNVSSIGGKLSVPHLLPYSASKFALVGLSEGLRAELRKDGIIVTTVCPGLMRTGSPRNASFKGQHEAEYAWFKISDSLPLTSINARRAARQIIDATRHGDAEVVLTVQAKAAALFHGVFPGLTADLLGLVNQLLPEAGGIGTRRAKGRQSESEMSRSWLTALTDRAAAENNQIH
- a CDS encoding HYR domain-containing protein; translation: MSQAKSKRRTVVAAALPLIFLAILLGVRAGGARAHSTTRVPDSYLVTNRDDSGEGSLRQAIMDANANPGPDTIEFDKSAWGTITLTSGELLITDDLTITGPGPFTLTISGNHQSRIFEIGSSATVDISGLTISDGGLAGVNGGGIYNQGTLMLTNVVLSGNSVSGGMDGGGIFNLGTLTITNSTLSGNSAGRNGGGVYNFGSSSLTIINSTLSGNSAAAAGGGVYNEGFLTIINSTLSGNFTDSTVGAGGGFYNGIGGTADISFTTIANNSAHAGGGIYNNGATVNVKNSIVANNPSGGDCASNGATVASGVNFTTTGGCGFTQVPSTGPGGLNLGPLADNGGPTQTHALLPGSVAIDAAPDCTPLNSKTPLETDQRGILRPQGSACDVGSYEAVPCTTQPAIFCPESFSVSTDANQCAAKVDYSLPPVDCPCNAGGGGGARPSSPKMVSPRGAASCTPSCSPPPGSNFPRGTTTVTCSVTDINNATAMCSFTITVTDQVPPALSCPASVTKSTDPNQCQAAVTYTVTANDNCDGPVPATCTPPSGSIFQKGTTTVTCTATDSSKNVGTCMFPVTVNDTQPPAITCPANTSQSAGPGQCSATVTYPPPTVSDNCPNVGAPSCSPPSGSTFQGGTTTVTCMVADASGNTASCSFTVTVNDTTPPSITCPANVTVVTTPGATCATVTYPAPKASDNCPLPPNAVVCSPPSGSCFARGTTTVNCTVTDAGGNTASCSFRVTVFDLCIQDDSNPTTVVLVNTLTGDYRFCCNGTTFTGRGKITIRGNTYTLDHTAADRRVLVTDDEGVHRATASLQVPPGTPRCTINDRDTRNNTCQCQ
- a CDS encoding DUF3467 domain-containing protein is translated as MEISEADRSQLSEGRYANYFEIGHNAFEFLLDLGQLGLETEPAHIYLRVITSPSGARKLCQLLNDALAEYYRSFGAIRHEDE
- a CDS encoding DUF4255 domain-containing protein; the encoded protein is MGSYKIIAEVSNLLHSTLWDGFKDDLELTQHVDNEEAIVLLNPADAASNKDLRLSLWLYQVQGNEFMRNQAPSRMPQQDDTIQYPPLPLNLYYLLTPSTKSMEGDQMVLGRSLQIFHDNSILRLESKEKPGTAEELRISMCQRDLRELAEVWEALQQPYRLSVCYEVRVVRIDSERTEQTGRVLERTADFQQSPAAV
- a CDS encoding carboxypeptidase-like regulatory domain-containing protein; the protein is MALVFERFTAAPIGAITLVDRFAQLRGTRGAFPTVVGEIRFLLVAQILGDNTLPFDPPLRLQPQTNPSGVYLFPKEVSIGTTSAVSIPAGRYRLRVEGDFYQTIEHDMNFPLESAEPQTLSLLPGPAYPFPDLTLKQNRLTLLRGSLFEIGPGKPIAGAKVTIIEPVVESPFNSCLTGPNGDWVVAMVLDRSTPPIALTLNFALPGGSSFNVSNVAVLPGTDNGLPQTALRGRVLDTSGTPIPRSMVTVSAQPGQSLSLSDGQWFFYMSMLQDDTQARVTARAPNGRTQEQDIQIRRRATVVVPTFQIAMN
- a CDS encoding phage tail sheath C-terminal domain-containing protein gives rise to the protein MPEYLAPGVYVEEVSTGTRPIEGVSTSTAGMVGQTERGPTVPRLVTSWEDYYRWFGGYVDFNLPPGQAVHQFLPYAVRGFFDNGGQRLFVARITPPGAIPASGDIGNATIATAIGPGTWGNNIFVSIRPASLQGAAGSPTADWFRLTLIYYRDPNDVPDPDPTSAANIGNPNLNEPDVLEDFDNLSLVSTDTNFAQTVVNSSSRLITLNMDNTGGRPPDVPFGPNAIRLAGGAPANGEPTEVEYQGAPANPAQPLLGMTGLLGLSAIRDISLLAVPDEVSLDDQGVAALRSSILIQCETLKDRFAIMSATNAVQDGPIANIRPPQDSTYGAFYLPWVRVSARHTAEGHLLVPPTGHIAGIYARVDVERGVHKAPANEVVRGIITTDLSGEKRPLKHLLGKREQDLLNPRGVNVICDFRPDGRGIRVWGARTMSSDPMWKYINVRRLFIFVEQSIDSGTQWSVFEPNYESTWAAIRLSITAFLRTVWRNGALAGVTQDEAFFVKCDRTTMTQDDWDNGRLICLIGIAPVKPAEFVIFRISQKTVEAVQ
- a CDS encoding phage tail protein; translated protein: MAGSGDRDDPFTSFNFIVNIQGMRAGFAEVGGLNTETDIIEYREGNEDITVRKLPGKRKYAQISLKRGFTNSKDLWEWRKKVIQGQTQRLSGTITLLDESRKPALVWRFFEGWPSKWEGPALNAKNNDMAIETLEIAHEGLELE